ggtAATATTATTGTGTCTaatgtatatatcattgttggagcctataaatacaacatattgaagatcaaacaagagcttttgaagaggattcaaagcatgggcagttagcatgaatatatcagctagttgagagcataagcccttgtgtgaggatacatttgagatgtacactgtaaaggataaatttctcacacacaatcactcacacatatacaagagagctgatattcaaatattagttgagtgagtcttgcagaaagacaataaacttgtgtatgtagtctttgcatatgagacattaaacaatatgctgattttgatgtgctgcctacaatcttgagtgctaggagttcagtttaagcagtagtgtaagtcctaactgaatgggtttgtacaaagagttgtataaatcaaagtcttctagtaaatccttcccaaggagaagaaggggtgacgtaggagcatttgaagtctcctaacatccataaacaaattcgtgtctatttgtttattgcatttacttatcattttcacaGTTTTAAAGacgcattgttgaagcattttatgtgttcttcaaataccaaaatattgcataccaagtgtttgataaaatgcttcaactaaaatacttttattcattcaacttgcatatattttaaatgctttacaaaacatttaatcgatttctacgaaggattatttcgagtattttccgcttggtttgaacaccaaactcaatttaattcattagtgttcaatatttcaagaaccgagctattgtagctcaacgattaccaaCCTAATCGATCTTAACAGTTGTGACACATGTAgaagccagtgcattgtagtcgggaattcaccggtcacctacgggtgtggatatcctatgtgatctgatggaataatagtgcatggaatctctggccagagtatgagatgcacgttagagaaggagttctccagtTGTAAATGCGATGCCACGATTTATTCTCAAAAAtgtgtcacatagttatcgaattattatgaaACCCTcaatgaaccaatggttgcagattcgattgtgatatatgagatgaagggaccgtactgtacgttaatcataatcgactggttcttgcaggcactatcagtgatacctagggaatcatgaggcgatgctactagacgctcttaccatgattcgatgggtttaaccagaaatatgatttctgacattctcatgatcaatagtTGATATATAGAATGGggcaaattagggtaagcccaaataaaagattatgtactgaatcacaaagagttgtgaacccacagtTAGTTGTATCCCTGagccattgagggtcacacaagcactggttttgtaaggtccaaaattaagacgacgtaatccaactgcatgtgAATCTAGGAAATaatgaaaaatgagtaattaattgattttatttgctaattaattatgtgacatatttgtttatatgctaaAGGAGATCtttattgtcatcatgcataaaattatattttcaagGGATATTCCAGTGACGaacgaggaacggggaccgagggctgaagaaaatgtaaaatatttttattaaataattatttttaattatttgaaaataaggTTGAtgatttttagtatttttgaaaataaaggattttgaggtgattttatacgcatGGACGTAAactttggcaacccggctaataaattcgaatttttggcaacccggctaataaattcacatatttaattaagaaaatttttgttattattttatttaaatcctaattaagctAATGGGCCTCATTatatggcttaataggcctaataaGCCTTGTAGGTTTTTAACTAATATTTAAAGTGTAAAAAAATGTCACAAACCCTATTCTAGCATCATTAAATAATCGGTCACCTTGTTTTAGGTTCTGAAAATTCTTTCAAGCacaccacacacacactcaAACTCACGGCTGCACACACACAAACAAATTGGAGAGGATTCTTGAGGGTTTTCGAAGGTATCAAGTAAGAACAAGCCAACGTTTGCATCCAGTTCTTCGTCATCAACGGATTTTCGAGCGTATtacacgcaaaggcacgccttaatcttcctttgctcatccatcatatcatattattgttGGGTTTATTGCATGCATGAAAAACTTGAAGATATTTTCAGAAGTTTCGGATATTACATGCACACATGAGAAGCTTAGGATTTGTTtttatgcaaattcatgttttatcgtgtgaaggggctgccatggtctTAGGCTATAAACTGACAACGTCTAAACATGAATTAAAGTCCTAACGTATTCCCCATACTCATTAAGTCGAAGGGAAATAAGCAGAACAGGTTGGCACCGAGAGTTTCTGTCATAAACATCGGGTCCCTTGTGGTTGGGGGCTGGAGGGTCATGGCTTGGGATAGGGCTCTGGCTAGGGATGGGTTTGAGTCAGGGTTCGAGCCGGGTAGCTTGGGAAGAGTCCTTGTTGTCAAGGACACTCACCCGAGAAGGAGTAATAGCGCGCACAGGGGCAGTGCTTGTGCAGGGCTTAAGGTATTGGTCTGAGCACTTCGGGCTGGGCCAGGGAGTGACCTTAGGGTCCTAGGTAAGTGCTTGTAGGTTGGTTCGGGGCTGGGTCGTTAGTAGGGGCAGGAGAGCTTGAACAAGTGTCCTTGTCCTACAAGGATTTCTCGGCCAACTTAGGGTGAGTGAGCGAGGCCTTCGTTATCCGTTTGGGGAAGGGTTTCGTGAGTTTTCTAGGTCCAGTAGGGTACTCCAGCATGGTGAGCAGGTCCTGGTTCATTATGGTCCGAGGGTAACTCGAtgaaattaagagatggctcggggtcgaagtttaggggTCAAATAGggtttttaaaagaagaaaaaattggaaaacggctcacgggggtcgagtcgtggtccataagggctaagataatataaaaagactaaatttagaatttaggaattttatattaaagtttggtatttttcgggattaaaacactgttaaaacaataaagaaaagataattgaaaaggtctaagttttaagccaaataaaattacgaaaaaattcatgtaagcttaaataattatttgggacatgttagagtcatgaaatcaagaaaaattcGAAAACGTAAAacgtcgagtccaggggtaaaacggtctttttacaccgggaaattagtataggtcatggcagtgcccgaaatgccgtttttatgaaaatatgatcatttttatgtgtttatgaatgttcatgattaatttatgattttagatgtctaaatgatttttatgattcaagaagacatttaaaatacatgttgcatgcttggtttcaaaaatgaaaaatgtaaatattactcatgatttttctaaagtgatgtgaatgaaaaatgttgaaggatgtgaagtgattgtgactaattcgttaattttggcgacgtcgtgagggttatggtcccagtgggagcccgacgatcgtgtttccagcattacgaatatgtggtaacggttttgtggtaacggtaagaatgagaatatcgtgtggggaaaaggccccagagggaacccaattatgggaaaaggcccacGAGGGAACCCCGACgagcgtatttctattcgattatgataataggccaaggcccagttggccggtgagagtgttgctggtgtcccccgccgcccagtactgaggtttcacgtagatggatccatcgattttcatgccatgtcatgtcaggaaaatcacaattaacgatctgaattcaacaaaggaaaaagaaaatgttcatgattatgtttatggatttatgtcatgtcatgttgaggaaaaaggaaattcATGGTTGCatgttatgaaaatatttatgtttaaagttttatgcatcatgaaaacgtttacgaaaatgtttatgcatcttcatgaaaatgatattttaagtacaattatttttcaccgttatatgttgactatagtacgtattactcgttataaagattatggtgtgttgagtctttagactcactaggtgtgatagATGCAGGGGTATTGAGGGatggtgtgctgtcgttgaccaccaaattaattcctagtcttttaaataaaaacgagtgtaatggtgagtagggtcgaatccacagggaacagtagatttatttcttttgataataaaaataaaagagggGGGATTTTTTATGAAACTAAATTTATGAacgaaaagaaaacaataaatttaaagGACAATTAATCAACTAGAATAAAGTAAAGAATTTAATATGGGAAAGATCTGATTCAAGGGGATTCtactatttaattatctcactgttcatcggcaaacaaataatttattcaaATTGTTCCAAGCAATTAATCTTAGAATTctagggatagccgctaaaatccttgtgttttcctaatttaattgaccaaacccagcatccagtcaaaacttatcaataatTAACTTGACACGATAGCGTTccttattaattaaaaatagcattttcgttttgtgaaaacagttaatcctaaaatctaacaatcgagatagctgcaattgatatATCGAGTTTCgtcgatttatttagattaaatatattatgatagcACAATACATCTACTCTATGCTACTCGTGTACCACtcattcatgacaattacggatcactgaatttatggttagcagtagaaaatcatacatcgaattaaattgtcagattaaacgATATACAAAATTCatattattaaatcataaatcaacaaatacttggaataaaaagaatattaaaTCTAAGAACAAATGCCTCATAGTGATAAATTAAACAGTAAAAGATATCCCTTAAATCAGACTAATAAAATTAGCCAAGCATAGTTTGATCTACAgtatccataaaaaataaataagaaaacataaaaaaaatgcaAACTAAATTTTTTGGGAAAATCTGGAAGTCTTCCTCTTCAGCTTCGTACGTGAGGATGgagtgatatgattggagaGTTCTTTTgcaattttattgttttattctTGTGCTGCGGCTCCCTTACGTGAGTGGTGGCTTTTTGGGTCTAAACAATTGCTAAAAGCCCACTAACTCTAATTAACCCTaattcttaaatataaaataatagataatattttatttagaatttcccttcttgaaatttttttcgCAGCTGAAATATCGtcacaaggcgtggccacgccttgttcCAGGACTTCTTCTGGTTTGGTCATTCATTTTCAAACTTTATCTTAgaaacttcaaatgtgataaaTATCATCTTTTTAActcaaatttgctccaagaTCGCGAAAattcctcctacaataaaattacacaaaaatgtatcaattaaacatatcggagGTTGGAATAatgggaaatatgaaaataaaaatactaactATTACGAGCCTATCAAAATCTCCCACACCTAAACGATGCTTGTCCTCAAGCATAAAATAGTTCAACTCATTATCTCAATTTTTCGTCCTCCTTCCGCTTCCTCTACTTATACAAAACATTTTCCATGCAACAAGACATTTTAATTTTAGAGCATCTCACAAAATAACATCGTGAACAATCACTGCAATCAGAATGTGTAGAAATTAAAATGCATGAGATTTAACAACTCCTCACAATATTCGCTCATTCTGCTCATTGGTGTCTAAGATATTTGTCAACAAACTCTCATGTCAAAATGCAATGAAATTTTTTACCATAGGCTTGCAAATATATCATATCTTTCCActaaatgaatgaattaaaaatACACAAACAAAAGGGCTATAAATGGTTGTAACGTGGCTAGAGGTAAGATAGGATAAAAGGGAAAAATGAGCTATGAAATTAGAGAAATCATATGAACTTTTCACAAAAACAATTGCATCCAAATAATAACATCTTCAACCTCATTATAACATCAAGAGCCCtcgtttttttttctatttgtttgctcttcttttctttttcacTTCGTCTACTTCTCTtctttctctctctttttttttttgtttttgtttttttttcggTAGACGGTTACTATAAGGATTCGAGATTGACTACATTCCAACAATTCACACTATTTTGGATTGAGTGATGCTATTTGTGAAAAGTTTACATGATTCTCCAATTCAGGGTTCAAAACAGGGGGTTAACCAACAAAAAAGATTTGTCACGGCTTGTAATGTGGTTATTTTCATTCAAAGAAAAAGGCTGAGGCTCAAACTTGGTTAACTAGGGGACTATGAATCAGGGTAGGCTCAACGAACGGCTCAGATGATGCGAAAGAAAATGGTTTAAACCTATTGCCCTTATCGTTTTGTCTATGCACCTAATCCACCACAAAGTGTTAACAAAGACATGTATAACAATGCAAGttctagaaaaattaacaatACAATGACAACACACAATCAAAAAAAATGGAGCATGATATCTTGATTGCTCATAGGCTCAAAGCTCACCAAAGAAGAAATATAGCAATTGTGTTAAATCCCACACACTTGTCTTCTCTAACTATCATCAAGAGCAATTTATTCATAATGAAAAAGTGATAATGCAAAAACATTTGCACGCAAAGAAAacatcattttttattttcgcATCGGAGGCAATCAGAGTTCAGAAGAAAGAGATAACAAATGAACTAGGTGCTTGGAACTTACAACGtcactatttatttttttaacccaAAAtgcagaaaaattaaatcaacatactaaaaatcaaataaaaaaaatcaaaaatctcATAGTCAAGTCAAACTTCTCACACAAACTCCCACACCTAAACTTGgcattgtcctcaatgacaAAAAATGGATGCTCAACCAAAACGATAAAATAGTAGGAAAGATTAGAGAACTCCCCTGAAAAATGTTGAGCATCGTCAAGAAACATCATCCACTGCGGCGGTGGAGAGGTGAGAGTGTGGCTGCTGTGggagagagagaaaaaaaactAGGTtaggaaatattattttttttaaaaaaaagtcagtagaggtgtttcaacaaggcgtggccacgccttgtgcgAAGACATCTGCtgtaaaaaaattttttattttttttttaacagtagaggtgtttcaacaaggcgtggccacgccttgtacAAAGACCTCTGctgtaaaaaaatttttttaaaaaaaaataacagtAGATGTGTTTCAACAAAGCGTGCCCACGCCTTGTGCGAAGACCTCTACTggaacaaaataaaaattaacaagaactaaaatttgggttgcctcccaaaagCGCAATTTTTTTAAGTCGTTATGCTCGACATTGATTCTTTCTTGTTGCTCATGGTGGTTCATAAATGGTCACTTTGTCCACTTTATTCcgcttgaatattttcatagcaaatttcagcaaatgCTTGTTTTCTTTGAATTTCTTGGAAATCTCTATCCCTTGGATATTTCCTCCTTTTTTTATGAGTACATGCTTGGGTCGATCTGGAAGAAGTTTTTGCGCAATTTTATATATCTGCGAATCAGAGAGAGAAAATATAGTATTAGAATTTTCAACATGTCTTTCAATAATCTCCTCTAAATCATTCTTATTcacaaattttgaattttcttgtgacaagtGATTAGCGATATAAAGAGTATTAATAGTGCTTTCACTATGAGGATATTTCATGGTATCATAAATATTAAACTTTGCAATCTCACCATCAAATTTCATAGTAATGGTACCACTATTAACAATTTATGACAGATTTTGAAGTTTTCAAAAATGGTCTTCCTAGCAAAATTTGACTGTTTAAATCATCATTTTCCATGTCAAGCACCTAAAAGTCAGCAGGAAAAACCAAAATTTCAACTTTCACAAGACCATCTTCAATTACACCTCTAGGATATACAGTGGACCTATCAGCCAATTGAATCACAATGCCGGTTTCAGTCAgaggtccaagttccaaataATTATAAACAGAATCAGGCATGACATTGATAGAAGCACCTAAATCCAACATAGCCTTTTCAAGTCTAATATCGCCAATAGTACAAGGGATAGAAAACATACCTGGATCACTGCATTTGATAGGAATAGTTTTTTGAATAACAGCAGAAATATGTTCTCCTATCTTTTCCTTTTTACACCCCTTCAACTTATGTCTCTTTTTTGTAGTACACAATTCCTTTAAAATTTTAGCACAATGAGGTACTGGTTTAATAACATCTAATGAAGGAATATTTACCTCGCCTCTACAAAGAGTGTTATTCAACTCCTTAATACTTTCACATTTCCTGTTCAATGCAAGAGGGAATGGGGGAATAGTTTTATACTCAAATAGAGGAGAAAACTTACCTTTCGGAGCATCATCttgattgattattttatccTCAACCTTTATCTCATTCTCTTCCTTTTGCTTGATTGATGCTTGTACCCCAATTTCTTGAGCATCCAATTCTTTACAATTTCTCAAAGTAATTGCACTCACATTCTCTCTTGGAATCACCACTGTCTGAGAAGGTATATTACCTAAATTTTTTTGCTTCCAACTTGTGAATTGAAGTCGCCAACTGTTCCACTTGAGTGCTCAAATTCTGAATGCTAGCCCTCGTTTCCTGTTGAAATTTTTGAGTGTTCTCAGCTAAGGCCTTCACAATTTCATCTAGGGACATACCTGAGTTAGAGGCTTGCGCAGGTGATGGATATTTGTGAAAAATTTGTTGTGGATATCCTTGTTGACCTCCTTGATTCCTGTAGCTGAAATTTGGGTGATCTTTCCATCCTGGATTGTATCTATTAGAATACGGATCATACCGGTGTTGAGGCTGTCCAGGAAATCCACCGATTGCATTAACCTGCTGCGTTGGATCTTCCTGTAATGTAGGGCACGTGTCCGTCGAATGTCCAACCATCGCACATGTGCCACAAGCTTTGGCCTGTTGTACCTGCCCTACAACCAACTTTTCCAAAAGAGATGTCAAAGAATCTAACTTTTGATCGATAGGAGTAACACTTACCTCATTGACTTGTCGTGGAGGGTTATCTTGTCTAGTTCCAAACTGTTGTGCATTGGCGGCCATGTTGGAGATTAGAGCTCGTGCCTCTTGAGGCATTTTGTTTACCAATGCACCTCCACTTGCAGCATCAATCACGTTCCTATCAAAAAGTGAGAGACCCTCGTAGAAATATTGGACTAGGAGCTGTTCTGGAATCTGATGTTGAGGGCAACTGGCACATAACT
The DNA window shown above is from Primulina eburnea isolate SZY01 unplaced genomic scaffold, ASM2296580v1 ctg800_ERROPOS100000, whole genome shotgun sequence and carries:
- the LOC140822332 gene encoding uncharacterized protein, translating into MPRSSRTGELEYNPEIEKTAKRLRKEERLRREKQPSSSSPYLDVSLDSDDTEKESDIDLEIERSESDQEEMAGQAQRTLRELANPNVIQQPLCIQFPTTDATFELKSGLIHLLPTFRGLAAMKPQGITEEQISLRAFPFSLADKAKDWLYYLLYGSITTWENMKQQFLEKFFPASRAANIRKDICGIRQLQGETLYEYWERFKQLCASCPQHQIPEQLLVQYFYEGLSLFDRNVIDAASGGALVNKMPQEARALISNMAANAQQFGTRQDNPPRQVNEVSVTPIDQKLDSLTSLLEKLVVGQVQQAKACGTCAMVGHSTDTCPTLQEDPTQQVNAIGGFPGQPQHRYDPYSNRYNPGWKDHPNFSYRNQGGQQGYPQQIFHKYPSPAQASNSGNIPSQTVVIPRENVSAITLRNCKELDAQEIGVQASIKQKEENEIKVEDKIINQDDAPKGKFSPLFEYKTIPPFPLALNRKCESIKELNNTLCRGEVNIPSLDVIKPVPHCAKILKELCTTKKRHKLKGCKKEKIGEHISAVIQKTIPIKCSDPGMFSIPCTIGDIRLEKAMLDLGASINVMPDSVYNYLELGPLTETGIVIQLADRSTVYPRGVIEDGLVKVEILVFPADF